In Cryptomeria japonica chromosome 10, Sugi_1.0, whole genome shotgun sequence, a genomic segment contains:
- the LOC131072540 gene encoding WRKY transcription factor 6 — protein sequence MEKIIEGRKYSSDGVSDEIVNELRLLRIENQQLTSMINGMYSNYNRLLMKHQEEHFISSPKSKEESLKLGIDLAEVTNDGELRHQVMDCRTVLSESSQEKNSKSYMEDHWVSSKKRKMSPELDQSENSRGKSCIDDDFPIEKPHVLSKRPEIPPVLQKKKTLYFQSRSDTPTFNDGCQWRKYGQKMTRNSSWPRAYYRCAVSSCPVRKKVQRCSEKSSILSMTYEGEHNHLLSPLAIAAMNSPPGHPYLLQSSAGKDLPFPASIATISSSGSYPSITLDFTDDRIPKPSPNLNPALHSQLQTGRMVQSSSPPYGSNMNYSQSGLDPMTFLKADPNFTAAVAAAIAASIIGSGAPY from the exons ATGGAAAAGATTATTGAAGGGAGAAAATACTCCTCTGATGGGGTTTCAGACGAG ATTGTGAACGAATTAAGACTTCTCAGAATTGAGAATCAGCAACTGACATCGATGATCAATGGAATGTACAGCAACTATAATAGATTGCTCATGAAGCACCAG GAAGAGCATTTCATTTCATCTCCGAAATCAAAAGAAGAGAGTCTGAAATTGGGGATAGATCTAGCAGAGGTAACAAATGATGGAGAGCTCAGGCATCAGGTTATGGATTGTCGCACTGTACTTTCTGAGAGCTCACAAGAGAAGAATTCGAAATCCTACATGGAGGATCACTGGGTTTCCTCCAAGAAGAGGAAAATGAGCCCTGAGTTGGATCAGAGCGAGAATAGTAGAGGGAAATCGTGTATAGATGATGATTTCCCGATTGAGAAACCTCATGTACTGAGCAAAAGACCTGAGATTCCACCTGTTCTCCAGAAAAAGAAAACCCTATATTTTCAGTCAAGATCCGACACACCCACG TTCAATGATGGCTGCCAATGGCGCAAGTACGGGCAGAAAATGACGAGAAACAGTTCATGGCCGAGAGCTTATTACAGATGTGCGGTTTCCTCTTGTCCAGTGAGAAAGAAAGTACAGAGATGCAGTGAAAAGTCAAGCATTTTGAGCATGACCTATGAAGGAGAGCATAACCATTTGCTCAGTCCACTTGCCATAGCCGCCATGAACTCTCCGCCTGGCCATCCCTACCTTCTGCAGAGTAGTGCAGGCAAAGATCTACCCTTTCCGGCTTCCATTGCTACCATCTCATCTAGTGGTTCTTATCCATCCATCACTCTCGACTTCACCGATGACCGTATCCCTAAACCTAGCCCCAACCTTAATCCTGCATTGCACTCACAATTACAAACAGGAAGAATGGTCCAGTCCAGCAGTCCTCCATATGGCAGCAATATGAATTACAGTCAGTCAGGGTTGGATCCAATGACCTTCCTTAAGGCAGATCCCAATTTTACTGCAGCAGTGGCTGCTGCTATAGCTGCTTCTATTATCGGATCTGGTGCACCGTATTAA